From Peptoanaerobacter stomatis, one genomic window encodes:
- a CDS encoding phage major capsid protein, with product MALRKLMLINKKTNLQNELNSLRTQDEQIQTREKELEEAIKEAKAEDETKLVEEEVEKFENDKKELEDKKQNLQSKINEIDSELEEIDKQDPQRKDNKTTVIQRRENNMIFTRDKIHDLVQRDDVKDLLTQVRSLISRKDKSIVGAELTIPTVMIGLIRDEIHRYSKLINRVYKKPTSGKARALIAGAVPEGVWMEACGTLNELELQFHMTEVDGYKIGGFMAICNATLEDSDIDLANEIIDALGQAIGYALDKGILYGTGKKMATGIVTRLHQASKPDTWITTDRPWVNLSITNVKQYDPAGASTAEVFFSDIIGIASAAKPNYIPDSQKTWVMNSNTATIFLQKSIAFNAAGALVASAQKTMPIIGGDIIILEFVPDGDVIGGYFKGYLLAERKGISLGESKEVRFIQDQTVFKGTARYDGTPIIGEAFVHFNIKNVAPTKTVTFAPDTANPGL from the coding sequence ATGGCACTAAGGAAACTAATGTTAATCAATAAAAAAACAAATTTACAAAATGAGTTGAATTCTTTGAGAACTCAAGATGAACAAATACAAACAAGAGAAAAAGAACTTGAGGAAGCAATAAAAGAAGCTAAGGCAGAAGATGAAACAAAACTTGTTGAGGAAGAAGTAGAAAAGTTTGAAAATGATAAAAAAGAACTTGAAGATAAAAAGCAGAATTTACAATCAAAAATAAATGAAATAGATTCAGAGCTTGAAGAAATAGACAAACAAGATCCACAAAGAAAAGATAACAAAACAACAGTAATACAAAGGAGAGAAAATAATATGATATTTACAAGAGATAAAATTCACGATCTTGTTCAAAGAGATGATGTAAAGGATTTGCTTACACAAGTACGTTCATTGATATCAAGAAAAGACAAATCAATTGTAGGTGCTGAACTTACTATTCCAACAGTAATGATTGGATTAATAAGAGATGAAATCCATAGATATTCTAAATTAATAAATAGAGTATATAAGAAACCAACATCCGGAAAAGCAAGAGCTTTAATTGCTGGTGCTGTACCAGAAGGTGTGTGGATGGAAGCTTGTGGCACATTAAATGAATTAGAATTACAATTCCATATGACAGAGGTTGATGGATATAAAATTGGTGGATTTATGGCAATATGTAATGCTACATTGGAAGATTCTGATATAGATTTGGCTAATGAAATAATAGATGCTTTAGGTCAAGCTATAGGATATGCTCTTGATAAGGGTATATTATATGGAACTGGTAAAAAAATGGCTACAGGAATAGTTACAAGATTACATCAAGCATCTAAACCAGATACTTGGATTACTACTGATAGACCTTGGGTAAATCTATCAATTACAAATGTAAAGCAATATGACCCAGCAGGTGCAAGCACAGCAGAAGTTTTCTTTTCTGATATAATTGGAATTGCATCAGCAGCTAAACCAAATTATATACCAGATTCTCAAAAAACTTGGGTAATGAATTCAAATACAGCAACAATATTCTTACAAAAATCTATAGCATTTAATGCAGCAGGAGCCTTAGTTGCATCAGCACAAAAAACTATGCCTATAATAGGTGGAGATATAATAATACTTGAATTTGTTCCAGATGGAGATGTTATTGGTGGGTATTTTAAAGGATATTTACTTGCTGAAAGAAAAGGAATATCTCTTGGTGAATCAAAAGAAGTTAGATTTATACAAGACCAAACAGTATTTAAAGGCACAGCAAGATATGATGGTACTCCAATTATAGGAGAAGCATTTGTTCATTTTAATATAAAAAATGTAGCACCAACAAAAACAGTAACATTTGCACCTGATACAGCTAATCCTGGATTATAG
- a CDS encoding HK97 family phage prohead protease, with amino-acid sequence MLRMSKSQNLEIRTETEGEKVIEGYFAVFNSPTELWPGVNEQIANSAFKSIGDVRALINHDDTLVLGRTKSNTLEIIIDDKGLYGKIKVNENDRAAMDLYSRVQRGDIDQCSFGFIINDEEYLTNSDGSTLITLKDVDLREISVCTFPAYPQTSVQARKQDLEQYESKKLNIIKENLLRRLKNGTKETNVNQ; translated from the coding sequence ATGCTAAGGATGAGTAAATCTCAAAATTTAGAAATACGAACAGAAACAGAGGGTGAAAAAGTAATAGAGGGATATTTTGCAGTATTTAACTCCCCTACTGAATTATGGCCAGGAGTTAATGAGCAAATAGCAAATAGTGCTTTTAAAAGTATTGGGGATGTAAGAGCATTAATAAACCATGATGATACCCTCGTTCTTGGTAGGACAAAATCAAATACACTTGAAATAATAATTGATGATAAAGGTCTATATGGAAAGATAAAAGTAAATGAAAATGATAGAGCAGCAATGGACCTTTACAGTAGAGTGCAAAGAGGTGATATAGACCAGTGCTCTTTTGGTTTTATCATAAATGATGAAGAATATTTAACAAATAGCGATGGCTCAACTCTTATAACTCTAAAAGATGTGGATTTAAGAGAAATATCTGTTTGTACATTTCCAGCCTATCCTCAAACAAGCGTACAGGCAAGAAAACAAGATTTAGAACAATATGAAAGTAAAAAATTAAATATAATAAAAGAAAATTTATTAAGGAGGCTTAAAAATGGCACTAAGGAAACTAATGTTAATCAATAA
- a CDS encoding phage portal protein yields MNFFQKLKSKARAEPIHPWFLTTDAYDTLCISGYQRLDTNPEIRTCVHKIANLISSMTIYLMENGEKGDNRIKNELSRKLDVNPCSYMTRKNFIYWIVSTMLLEGKGNSIVFPKIDSAGLIDDLIPIQPGVVNILVNDKPYTVNINGKDYTNDDVLHFAYNPASNEPWKGKGFTVELKDLVETLAQATKTKKGFMSDKWKPSVIISVDAMTDEFASEDGREKILKRYISDSQAGKPWVIPADMIKVDTLKPLSLQDLAITDTVKLDKQTIAGLIGVPAFFLGVGEFNKDEYNNFVDTTILPIAQVIEQELTKKLLYSPNLYFKFNPRSLYNYSLTEMVGAGGEMVKLMAMSRNELRNWLGMSPREDMEELLALENYIPQDKLGDQLKLLQGGDNNAKDE; encoded by the coding sequence ATGAATTTTTTTCAAAAACTAAAATCAAAAGCAAGAGCTGAACCAATTCATCCATGGTTTTTAACTACAGATGCATATGATACTTTATGTATAAGTGGATATCAAAGACTTGATACAAATCCAGAAATAAGAACTTGTGTTCATAAAATAGCAAATCTCATATCATCAATGACCATATACCTTATGGAAAATGGTGAAAAAGGTGATAATAGAATAAAAAATGAACTATCAAGAAAATTAGATGTAAATCCCTGCTCATATATGACAAGGAAAAATTTTATATACTGGATAGTATCAACAATGCTTTTAGAGGGAAAAGGAAATAGTATTGTATTTCCTAAAATAGACAGTGCAGGATTAATTGATGATTTAATTCCCATACAGCCTGGTGTAGTCAATATTTTAGTAAATGATAAGCCATATACTGTAAATATAAATGGTAAGGATTATACAAATGATGATGTATTACACTTTGCTTATAATCCAGCAAGTAATGAACCTTGGAAAGGTAAAGGCTTTACAGTTGAGCTTAAAGATTTAGTAGAAACATTAGCACAAGCTACAAAAACTAAAAAAGGGTTTATGTCTGATAAATGGAAACCATCCGTGATAATATCAGTAGATGCTATGACAGATGAATTTGCATCAGAAGATGGTAGAGAAAAAATATTAAAAAGATATATATCGGATAGTCAAGCTGGCAAACCTTGGGTTATTCCAGCAGATATGATAAAAGTAGATACATTAAAACCTTTATCATTACAAGATTTGGCTATAACTGATACTGTTAAATTAGATAAACAAACAATAGCTGGACTTATAGGAGTACCAGCTTTTTTCTTAGGGGTAGGAGAATTTAATAAAGATGAGTATAACAACTTTGTTGATACAACTATATTACCTATAGCACAAGTAATAGAACAAGAATTGACAAAAAAATTATTATACAGTCCTAACTTATATTTTAAATTCAATCCACGCTCATTATACAATTACTCATTAACTGAAATGGTAGGTGCTGGTGGTGAAATGGTTAAGCTTATGGCCATGAGCAGAAATGAGTTAAGAAATTGGCTTGGTATGAGTCCAAGAGAAGACATGGAAGAACTTTTGGCTCTTGAAAATTATATTCCACAAGACAAGCTTGGGGACCAATTAAAATTACTTCAAGGAGGTGATAATAATGCTAAGGATGAGTAA